The nucleotide sequence TAGCGGTGGAACAGCGGGATGGAGTCGTCGCGGTAGAGCTGGACCCGCCGGGTGTGGTCGGGCATCAGCATCGACATGAAGTCGCGCGCCGTGCGGAACCCGGCCTCGCCCTCCACCCACACCTCGTCGATGTCGGCGGAATAGACGTCGCGGATGGTCCGCTTGATCAGGTTGGCTTCTTCATAGATCAGGCACGGCGCCGTGGACTTCAGCGTCTGTTCGCGGATGTCGTCCCACAGGCGCAGCAAATATTCCAGGTCGCGGCGGATTTCCGGCTTCGACCGTTCCAGCCCCGCGGTCCGCAGGATGACCGCCATGCCATCCGGCACGTCCAGATCCGACAGAATTTCCTTCAGGCGCTTGCGGTCGGCCGGGTTGGTGATCTTGCGGCTGATCCCGCCGCCCCGGTCGGTGTTGGGCATCAGCACGCAATAGCGGCCCGGCAGCGACAGATAGGAGGTCAGCGCCGCGCCCTTGTTGCCGCGCTCTTCCTTGGTCACCTGCACCAGCAGGATCTGGCGGCGCTTGATGACCTCTTGGATCTTATAGCTGCGCAAGGGGCGCGCGCGGCGGCGGTGCTGGCTTTCCACATCTTCGGTGTCGTCGCCGCCCACCACGTCGGTGTCCATCTCGGCCGGCGGCTCGGCGCCGTTCGCGGCCTCGGCCACCGGGGCCTCGTCCTCGGTGTCGGCGGGGGTGTCGCCCTCGATAACCGGCGCAGCCAGGGTCTCCACCGGGATGGGGGAGGGCATGGGCGACAGGTGGCCCGTGGGGGCATCGCCGTTGTCGCCGTTGTCGTCGCTGTCACCGTTGGCCGCGTCGGCGTGGGAGCCGGCGCCGTTGTCGTCGCCGTGGCCGTATTCCTCGTCCCGGCGGCGCTGTTCGGCCATCAGGGCTTCGCGGTCGGCGACGGGAATGCGGTAGTAATCGGGGTGGATTTCGGAAAAGGCCAGGAACCCGTGCCGGTTCCCGCCGTATTCGACGAAGGCCGCCTGGAGCGAAGGCTCAACACGCGTGACCTTGGCGAGATAGATATTGCCCTTGAGCTGCTTTCGCGAGGCAATCTCGAAGTCGAGTTCTTCGAGCCGGTTTCCATTGACCACAACGACCCGTGTTTCTTCCGGGTGCGTGGCATCAACAAGCATCCGCTTGGCCATACAAGATCCTCATGACGCCCCCGGCAGGCCGCGCGACCCACGGGCGCCCGGCGCGTCATCAAAAAGGTGAGTGAGCCATCGGCGGGGACGCCCGCTTCTCCGTCGAACGGCGCTCGTCAAAAGCAGCCAGGACGGACCGGAACGCACCCGCCGTGTTCCGGTGTTTGGGACCGGAACCGGCTTCGACGGTTTTCCGCATGCACCGGCGATTCATAGCGCCCCGCCGCAGGAAACGGCCGGACGGCACGGTGTAACGGCCGAACGGTGTTTCCGGGCGCGGCGCCCCTTCTTGCCTGCGCGGCAGGGAAGACCCCTGACGCCTCAGACCGGAAGCGGGCGAATCGCGGTATGTCGCTCCGGTAACATAAACAAGCCGGTGCGCTTTCACAACGGTTCAAGGAGCGGACGGGCGCAAAAAAGCGCTGTTTGTTCCCGTACCCGTCGTGGTTTCCGCAACCCACCCGTTGCGGGGATGTCACGGTCGGGGGGCAAACGGCGCTGGTGCCGCTCCGGCACTTTTCCCCGCGGCAGGGGGCATGCCACAGTCGGGGCACGCCGCACCGCCGGTCCCTCGCTCAAAAGAAGGGGCCGGGGTGCTGCCCTGCACCGTTGGTTTGGGAAGGCTTGATGACCGTCGGGGTCCGTATCCGTGCCGCGCTGGCCGCGCTGATGCTTCTGCTGCCGCTGGCGGCGGGGGCGGATGCCGTGGCGGAGACCTTGCGGGCCCGGACCGCCGCCCTTCCCATGGTGCCGGAACAGGCGTCGCTGATCGACATGCGCCTGGGCTCCCACCCCGACAAGACCCGTTTCGTGGTCGAGATGAGCGAGCGGGTGTCCTACCGCGTCACCACCGCCGCCGACCCGGTTCGGGTGGTGGTGGAACTGACCGGGCTGCGCTGGTCCGGCGGCACCGTGCCGCCCCACGGCGTGGTCCGCCGGGTGCGCAGCGAGACGGCGGACGGTGTTCTGCGCCTGTCCCTGGACACCACGGGGCCTGTCCACGTGGCCAGCAGCTTCATCATCCCCGCCCGCGACGGCCGCCAGCCGCGGCTGGTGATCGACCTGAAGCCGGGATGGGGCACCGACGGCCCGCCGGGCAAGAGCGTTCCGGCCTCCGCCTCCGCCAAGGGCGAGGGGGCGCCGGACAAGCCCGCCGATCCGCCCAAGGCAGAGTTCCAGGCCGCCGCCCTGCCCGCCATTCCGTCGGAGATTCCGACCAAACCCACGACGGCGCCGTCGGCGCAGGTGGTGCCCGCCGCCCTGCCGTCCGCCGCTCCGCGCCCTCCGGCCGTCCGTCCTGCCCCGGTTGTGGAAAAGCCGCTGGTCGTGCTGGACCCCGGCCACGGCGGCGTCGATCCCGGCGCCATCGGTGTCGGCGGGGTTTATGAGAAGGACATCACGCTTGCCGCGGCACGCGAGGTGCGGCGCCAACTGCTGGCAACCGGGCGCTACCGCGTGCTGCTGACCCGCGACAAGGACGTGTTCGTGCGTCTGCGCGAACGGGTGAGCATCGCACGGGATGCCGGGGGCGACCTGTTCGTGTCGCTGCACGCCGATAGCATCGGCAACGGCACCATCCGCGGCCTGTCCATCTACACCCTGTCGGACAAGGCGTCGGACCGCGAGGCGGAAATGTTGGCGGCCAAGGAAAACCGCGCCGATGCCATCGCCGGGCTGGACCTGTCGTCGGAAAACGATCTGGTGGCCGGCATCCTGATCGATCTGGCCCAGCGCGACACCCTGAACCATTCCCGCCGCTTTGCCCGGATGGCGTTGGAAAATCTGGGCAAGGAGGTCAAGCTGCTGCCGTCCAAGCCCCATCGTCAGGCGGGGCTGGCGGTGCTGACCGGCCCCGATATCCCGGCGGTGCTGATCGAAATGGGCTATCTCTCCAGCCCGCAGGATGTCAGCCTGCTGACCAGCGGCGACCACCGCGAACGCATGGCCCGTGGCGTGACCCGCGCGGTGGACGCCTATTTCCGCTGGCTGCACCGCGAACGCAAATCCTGACGCCGCCCTCGGTGCAACCGGGGGTGACAAGGTGGGGGCACGTGCATGCCAGACCTTCCCCCCGCGGCCTTGCGCAGGCCATAATTTGCTGGCAATCCGGCCCCGTCCCGGCACTGTTCCTGGGCGGGTTTTCGGCCGTTGGGCCGGTCATGGTGGGATCGAACGATGCGCCTTCTTCTGTCGCTGCTGATGGCCGCGGTCATGCTGGTTCTGGCCGGTGCCGGTGCGCTGGTCTATGTGATCGACTATTACGATCAGGATCTGCCCGATTACACGCGGCTGGCCAGCTATGAACCGCCGGTGACCACCCGCGTCTATGCCGGCGACGGCCGGCTGATGGCGGAATTCGCCTCGGAAAAGCGCATCTTCGTTCCCATCCGCGATATCCCGAAGCGGGTGATCTCCGCCTTCCTGGCGGCGGAGGACAAGAATTTCTATGACCACAAGGGCATCGACCCCATCGGTGTCGCCCGCGCCATCGTGGTCAACCTGGAAAATTTCGGTTCCGACCGCCGGCCCGTCGGCGCCTCCACCATCACGCAGCAGGTCGCCAAGAACATGCTGCTGACCAACGAGGTGTCGTACGTCCGCAAGATCAAGGAAGCGATCCTGGCCGTGCGCATCGAGCGCGCCTTTTCCAAGGACCGCATCCTGGAGCTGTATCTGAACGAGATCTTCCTGGGCTTCCGCTCCTATGGCGTCGCCATGGCGGCGCTGAACTATTTCAACAAGTCCCTGGACGAGCTGTCGGTGGCGGAGGTGGCGTATCTGGCGGCCCTGCCCAAGGCGCCCACCAACTATCATCCCGAACGGCAGAAGGAAGCGGCCACCGCCCGGCGCAACTGGGTGATCAGCCGCATGGCCGAGGATGGCGCCATCACCGCCGAGGAGGCCCGCGCCGCCCAGGCCGAACCCCTGACCGTCCGCCGCCGCGGCGAGGGGGAGGTGGTGACCGCCGACTACTTCGCCGAAGAGGTACGCCGCGAAATCGCCAAGCTCTACGGCGAACAGGCACTGTACGAGGGCGGGCTGGCCGTCCGCGCCTCCGTCGATCCCAAGCTCCAGGAACAGACGACCCGCGCGCTCCGCGACGGGCTGATCCAGTACGACCGCCGCCACGGCTACCGCGGGCCGGTGGGACGGATGGAGAATTTCGACGGCTGGGCCAAGAAGCTGGCCGCCATGCCGGCGCCCGCCGGTGCCGACCCGTGGCACATGGCGGTGGTGCTGAAGGACGATGATCCCGCCGGTCTGGACGTCGGCCTTGCCGACGGCACCCGCGGGCGCGTGCCGCTGGCCGAACTGCGCTGGGCGCGGGCGTGGAAGGAGGGCGAGCGCGTCGGCCCCGACATCCGCCGCCCGTCCGACGTGGCCAAGCTGGGCGACGTGATTCTGGTGGAGGCCGCCGCCAAGGATGAGAAGGGCAAGGATTACCCGGCCAACACCTATTCCCTGCGCCAGATTCCGGCGGTGCAGGGCGGCATGGTCGCCATCGACCCGCACACCGGCCGTGTGCTGGCCATGGTCGGCGGCTATTCCCACGCCATCAGCGCCTTCAACCGCGCGACCCAGGCCATGCGGCAGCCGGGCTCGACCTTCAAGCCCTTCGTCTATCTGGCCGCCTTGGAAACCGGTCTGACGCCGGCCACGCTGGTGATGGACGCGCCGTTCGAATACAACCCCGGCCACGGACAGCCCATCTGGCGGCCCGAGAACTTCAGCCACGAATTCTACGGCCCCACGCCCATGCGCGTGGGCATCGAGAAGTCGCGCAACGTCATGACCGTGCGTCTGGCCCAGCACATCGGCATGGACAAGGTGAAGGCGCTGGTGGAGCGGTTCGGCATCGTCGATAACCTCCAGCCCTACCTGCCCATGGCGCTGGGGGCGGGAGAAACCACGGTGCTGCGGCTGACCACCGCCTATGCCATGCTGGACAACGGCGGTAAGCGCATCACCCCGACCTTCATCGACCGGGTGCAGGACCGCAACGGCAAGACCATCTTCCGCCACGACACCCGCCCGTGCGAGGGCTGTTCCAACATCGCGTGGAAGCCGGGGCTGGCGGCGCCGTCGGTGCCCGACGGGCGCGAGCGCATCGCCGACCCGCGCACCGTCTATCAGATCGTGTCCATGCTGGAAGGGGTGGTGCAGCGCGGCACCGCGGCCAAGCTGGCCGCCCTGGGCAAGCCGCTGGCGGGCAAGACCGGCACCACCAACGATTCGGTGGATGCGTGGTTCGTCGGCTTCACCCCCGATCTGGTGATCGGCACCTACATCGGCTTCGACAAGCCGCGGTCGCTGGGGCCGAAGGAAACCGGCGGCTCGGCGGCGGTGCCCATGTTCAGGGAAGCCATCGAGGCCACGCTGCGCGAACGTCCGGCGGTGCCGTTCCGCATGCCCCCCGGCCTGCGTCTGGTGAAGGTCAACCCGGACAATGGGCGTCTGGCCGAACCGGGCGACCGCCGCTCCATCTGGGAAGCCTTCGTCCCCGGCACCGAACCCACCGCCGATCAGGCCGTGGCCGTGCTGGACGGCTCGGGCCAGACCGGCGGCAACGGGTCGTGGAGCGGCGAGGTGCCCGGCGCCGGCTATGGCGAGGACGCCTCGGGCAGCTATTCCGCCCTGCCGGTGCCCAGCGCCGGCGGCGGGCTGCAGGCGCCGGCGGCGGCGGGCGGCGGTTACGGCGCCCCGCCCCCGGCGGCGGCCACGGTGGGCACCGGCGGGCTGTACTGAGCCACGGCACTGGCCGGCGATATGGGGGCCGGCGATATGGGGGCCGGCGTCAGGGGGGCTGCGGGCAGGCGGGCGATCATCCCGCCGGGTTCGCCGCAGCCCAGCCGGTGCAGCGGGTCGGCCAGGGCCGTCATCATCCGCTCCACCCCGGCGCGGTTGATGTGCATGGGGTCGGTGAACTGCTCCTCCGCCGTCGCCGTGCCGCGCAGGTCGAGCACGGTCACCCCCGGCGGCATATGGGCCGCCAGCGTGGCGAAGAAGTCATCGTAATTGCGGATCTTGGCCGCCAATGGCCCGTACAGCGGCGTGATCGCCACCGCCACGGTCACGCCGCGGCTTTGCGCGGTGGCGATGATGCGGTCCAGGGCCGCGAGGTTGGCGGGATACATGTCCCACACCTCTTCCGGGGCGCGGTCCAACTGGGCCTTTTGCGCGGCACTCATCACCCCGTCCAGGGTCCGGTCGCGGCTGCCCTCCGACAGCATCCCCGCCATCAGCCGCAGGGTCTGGTTGCTGTTGAAGGTCAGCAGGTGGAATGCCTGATTCCAGGCCCATTGGTTGGCGTCGGCCTGCCGCACCAGCGCGTCGATCCGCGGGGAATACGTGCTGAGCATGGGGGCGTCGGCCAGCACCGCCGGGTCATCCTCGATGGAGGTCGGCTCCAGGATCAGCAGCTTCGGCGCGGGGTGACGGTCCAGATAATCCTCCCACAGGGCCGCCGACACCACGGTGGGCGCCCCACCCATGCCCAGGTTGACGGTGCTGCCGCAGGCAAGCTTCGCCACCGTGTCGGGGGGGAAGTGATTGTCGGCGCGGGAATTGCCCAGGATGACCACATCCGCCGGAGCGGTATCGGGGCGGTAGAGCGCGATGAACCGGTCCTGGCTTTTCAGCAGCAGCGACCCCAGCGCCGCCGCGAGTGACCGGTCCATGGCCGTCACCATCCCCAGGATCAGGAAAACGCAGGCAATCAGGCGTGCCATGGCTTCGCGTGCTCCTTACACGGTCAGAATTGGAAATAGATGAAGGACCGGTTGCCGAAGCTGCCCACCAGCAGCAGCAGCACGATCAGCGACGAACAGGCGAACGACCGCACCACCACCGGAGCGCCGGCATAGCGCCGGGTCATGCCCCCTTCGATCAGGGCGTCGATGGAGAACACCACCAGGGCGGCGATGGCGACCCGCAGCAGCGCCGTGGTCTGCTGCATCCCGTGGGGCAGGGAAAAATCGCCCTGCGCGATGATGCCCAGGATCGTGGTCACCGTGTCCATGCCGTCGGCGCGGAAGGGCAGCCACGTCAGGGTGATACCCATGAACACCCCGGCGATCACCAGCGGCCGCAGCGCCCGCCGGCCCCAGGCGGGCAGGCCGAGGCCCAGGAACCGCACCGCCCGCCGTCCGGCATCCTCGGCCAGCACCAGACCGGCGTGCATGGCCCCCCACAGCACGAAGGTCCAGTTCGCCCCGTGCCACAGCCCCGACACCAGCATGGTGAAGACGACGTTGCGCACCCGCAGGGCATAGGTACGGTTGCCCCCCAGCGGGATGTAAAGGTAGTCCCGGAACCACGACGACAGGGAGATGTGCCAGCGCCGCCAGAAATCCCCGAATCCGGTGGCGAAATAGGGCCGGGCGAAATTGGGGCACAGACGGTAGCCATAGACCTGCGCCAGCCCGATGGCGATCAGCGAATAACCCGCGAAATCACCGTAGATCTGCAGGCTGAAGCACACCATGCCGATGATGTGGTTCAGCGCGTTGTAGAATTCCGGCTGGGCGAAGCGGGCGTCCACCACCGCGGCGGCGTTGTCGGCCAGCACCAGCTTGAGGAAATAGCCCCAGACGATCTTTTCCAATCCGTTGAAGCGGAAGGCGAAATCCACCTTCTCCGGCGGCTGGGCGATCTGGGGCAGCAGGTCGCGGGCGCGCACGATGGGGCCGGCGACCAGTTGGGGAAAGAAGGCGACGAAGGTGGCATAGTTGACCAGCGACCGCTCCGCCTTCAATTCACCCTTGTAGACGTCCAGCGTGTAGCTGAGATTCTGGAAGGTGTAGAAGGAGATGCCCACCGGCAGGATGATCGACAGGGCGGTGTGGCCCGCGTCGATGCCCAGGCTGGCCAGAGCCGTCTGGGCGCTGTCGATGAAGAAGTTGAAGTATTTGAAGAAGAACAGGATGGCGAGGTTGCTGCCGACGCTGAGGTACAGGTAGTGACGCGCTTCGTCCCGGCTGCGCGCGTCGGCCACCCGCAGCCCGGCCCAGAAGTCGATGACGGTGGTCAGCGCCAGCAAC is from Azospirillum fermentarium and encodes:
- a CDS encoding N-acetylmuramoyl-L-alanine amidase family protein → MTVGVRIRAALAALMLLLPLAAGADAVAETLRARTAALPMVPEQASLIDMRLGSHPDKTRFVVEMSERVSYRVTTAADPVRVVVELTGLRWSGGTVPPHGVVRRVRSETADGVLRLSLDTTGPVHVASSFIIPARDGRQPRLVIDLKPGWGTDGPPGKSVPASASAKGEGAPDKPADPPKAEFQAAALPAIPSEIPTKPTTAPSAQVVPAALPSAAPRPPAVRPAPVVEKPLVVLDPGHGGVDPGAIGVGGVYEKDITLAAAREVRRQLLATGRYRVLLTRDKDVFVRLRERVSIARDAGGDLFVSLHADSIGNGTIRGLSIYTLSDKASDREAEMLAAKENRADAIAGLDLSSENDLVAGILIDLAQRDTLNHSRRFARMALENLGKEVKLLPSKPHRQAGLAVLTGPDIPAVLIEMGYLSSPQDVSLLTSGDHRERMARGVTRAVDAYFRWLHRERKS
- a CDS encoding penicillin-binding protein 1A — translated: MRLLLSLLMAAVMLVLAGAGALVYVIDYYDQDLPDYTRLASYEPPVTTRVYAGDGRLMAEFASEKRIFVPIRDIPKRVISAFLAAEDKNFYDHKGIDPIGVARAIVVNLENFGSDRRPVGASTITQQVAKNMLLTNEVSYVRKIKEAILAVRIERAFSKDRILELYLNEIFLGFRSYGVAMAALNYFNKSLDELSVAEVAYLAALPKAPTNYHPERQKEAATARRNWVISRMAEDGAITAEEARAAQAEPLTVRRRGEGEVVTADYFAEEVRREIAKLYGEQALYEGGLAVRASVDPKLQEQTTRALRDGLIQYDRRHGYRGPVGRMENFDGWAKKLAAMPAPAGADPWHMAVVLKDDDPAGLDVGLADGTRGRVPLAELRWARAWKEGERVGPDIRRPSDVAKLGDVILVEAAAKDEKGKDYPANTYSLRQIPAVQGGMVAIDPHTGRVLAMVGGYSHAISAFNRATQAMRQPGSTFKPFVYLAALETGLTPATLVMDAPFEYNPGHGQPIWRPENFSHEFYGPTPMRVGIEKSRNVMTVRLAQHIGMDKVKALVERFGIVDNLQPYLPMALGAGETTVLRLTTAYAMLDNGGKRITPTFIDRVQDRNGKTIFRHDTRPCEGCSNIAWKPGLAAPSVPDGRERIADPRTVYQIVSMLEGVVQRGTAAKLAALGKPLAGKTGTTNDSVDAWFVGFTPDLVIGTYIGFDKPRSLGPKETGGSAAVPMFREAIEATLRERPAVPFRMPPGLRLVKVNPDNGRLAEPGDRRSIWEAFVPGTEPTADQAVAVLDGSGQTGGNGSWSGEVPGAGYGEDASGSYSALPVPSAGGGLQAPAAAGGGYGAPPPAAATVGTGGLY
- a CDS encoding MBOAT family O-acyltransferase; its protein translation is MLLVSSYIFYGWWDYRFCALLALTTVIDFWAGLRVADARSRDEARHYLYLSVGSNLAILFFFKYFNFFIDSAQTALASLGIDAGHTALSIILPVGISFYTFQNLSYTLDVYKGELKAERSLVNYATFVAFFPQLVAGPIVRARDLLPQIAQPPEKVDFAFRFNGLEKIVWGYFLKLVLADNAAAVVDARFAQPEFYNALNHIIGMVCFSLQIYGDFAGYSLIAIGLAQVYGYRLCPNFARPYFATGFGDFWRRWHISLSSWFRDYLYIPLGGNRTYALRVRNVVFTMLVSGLWHGANWTFVLWGAMHAGLVLAEDAGRRAVRFLGLGLPAWGRRALRPLVIAGVFMGITLTWLPFRADGMDTVTTILGIIAQGDFSLPHGMQQTTALLRVAIAALVVFSIDALIEGGMTRRYAGAPVVVRSFACSSLIVLLLLVGSFGNRSFIYFQF